ACTAGAAGAGGTGTTTCACCTACTAGATTCTTGATTATCTTGATGTTTCTGTTGATCGCTAGGGGTAGGGGTATGCCTGTGGTAGCCATTAAACCGAGATAGATGAATGAGGGCTCGAGCTTTGCTAGTTTCACTATAAGGTGGTGTGGGAAGCAGCTTGTGACGAAGAACGCGTGTTCAAGATTGTATTTTTTGCAGATCCTGATGTAGTCTTCTAGACTTTCAGGATAATCTATTAAGAGGTCCGGAAAAAGAACGCACTGTATATCTGCCTCCGCTGCACTGTTTACTAAATCTTCTAAACCGCACTCTAAAGCAACCTCATAGTATGTGAAGAGTATGGGGTTAATCAAACCCTTAACTTGCTTAATTAGGGACATCGCGCACCTCTCATCAACCCCACATCTCAAAGCTCTCCTATACGATGTCCTTATAGTCGGACCATCGTATTTTGCTAGGCGTGTTGGTATACCTAACTCGTAGGCGTCAACACCGCCTGAAGCCAAAGCATCCATTACTCTTCCATCCCAAGTTAGAGGATCCCCCACCGTTAAGAAGACGACCAACGCTTTCCTACGCTTTAGCGTTTCACCAAGTTTTTCAGGCATAATTCCTCAACTTTAGCCTTTACG
The sequence above is a segment of the Nitrososphaerota archaeon genome. Coding sequences within it:
- the trpA gene encoding tryptophan synthase subunit alpha — translated: MPEKLGETLKRRKALVVFLTVGDPLTWDGRVMDALASGGVDAYELGIPTRLAKYDGPTIRTSYRRALRCGVDERCAMSLIKQVKGLINPILFTYYEVALECGLEDLVNSAAEADIQCVLFPDLLIDYPESLEDYIRICKKYNLEHAFFVTSCFPHHLIVKLAKLEPSFIYLGLMATTGIPLPLAINRNIKIIKNLVGETPLLVGFAIDNPQQVSLCINAGADGVVVGSAILKILEGGFEAAKLKSFVTGLKDALLGESY